CAAGAGGAAGACGACGGCATTGGCGATGTCGTCGGGTTCGGGTAGCCGGCGCAAATCGGCGCCCGCAGCAACCTCGTCGTAAATGACCTTGGGGTCGACTCCTGCTGCCGCCGCCTTCTTCTCGAACATATTCTTGACCGAGTCCGCCCAGATGTAGCCGGGAGCAACCGAGTTCACTCGAATCCCCTTGGGGCCGAGATCGATCGACAAGCTTCGCGCCATTGCCAGGAGTCCGGCCTTCATAATGCGGTAGGCCCCGAACCCCGGAAGCTGATTGCGCAGCACCATGGACGTCACCATCACCACGGAGCCCTGCGCCTCGGTCAATGCCGGCACCAAGGCGCGTGTGACGTTCAACGCCGCAAGCAGGTTGATGTCGATACCCGACTGGATGGACGCCAAGTCCGCGTCCAGAAGCGGGACCTGTGCCGGTTGGACGAACGCGTTGTTCACGAGGCAGTCCACGGCACCGAACTCGGCGACCGCAGTCTCCGCCAACGACGCGATCGAATCGACGTCGGTGAGATCGGTCGGA
The nucleotide sequence above comes from Rhodococcus sp. KBS0724. Encoded proteins:
- a CDS encoding SDR family oxidoreductase; its protein translation is MLSANGLLAGKVVVVSGVGPALGRSIALQSAAAGAKVVLAARTPERLESVATEIRDRGGIALAVPTDLTDVDSIASLAETAVAEFGAVDCLVNNAFVQPAQVPLLDADLASIQSGIDINLLAALNVTRALVPALTEAQGSVVMVTSMVLRNQLPGFGAYRIMKAGLLAMARSLSIDLGPKGIRVNSVAPGYIWADSVKNMFEKKAAAAGVDPKVIYDEVAAGADLRRLPEPDDIANAVVFLLSDSARAIAGQCLDVNCGHTHH